The segment gtaagaaacctgggcgtttttttttttttagtctgagctgacttttattccacacattaaaaacatcacaaaaattggtttttaccatttgaaaaacatagccagagtccgtcccattctctctcgggccaacacagagacgctgatgcttttatcaccagtcgtatagactactgtaatgccctgctctctggtcttcccaaaaaggcgatttcaggtctacaattattacaaaattcagcagcacgtgtcctgactaagaccagggggcgggaccacattacaccggttttagaatccctgcattggctccctgtgtgtttcaagatcgattttaaagttcttttactggtttttaaatgtctcaaTGGTCTTgagccttcttatcttacagaactgcttttatcctatgataCTAGGAGCCTCTGGCAGCTCCTAGTcatccccaaagtcaggacacacactcatggagaggcctctttccagttttatggcccccgtctatggaacagtctgccAGAGGAGGGCCGCAGTGAACATTCAGTGTGTGTTGGGGCGGGGGgttgtctggttgtgtttattgttggGGTTaggttgtttggctgtggggtggttgggtgggtttggtgggtgagACTGTTTTttatgcactgtaaagcactttgtgttacattttttgtatgaaaaacactttataaataaagtttgttgttgttgttgttcaaagtgctttacagaataagaaggacattaaaatcacacaaatcaaaacataaataatcacaacttTATTGGATTTTACCTGTGCACGTTtagggttgatgggggaaaccggagtgtctggaagaaacacacagacacaggaagaacttgcaaactccacacagacacaggaggaacatgcaaactccacacagacacaggaggaacatgcaaactccacacagacacaggcagaacatgcaaactccacacataaagaaTGAGACTACCACTGAGCCTTAACTGTGTCGTTTGAATGTTCAGTGGGACTTTTGTATTGTCTTGTCTCCAGACTCACACACAGTGGCTCAGGGCAAAATCAAATAGAACAGAATAAGTGAAGGGAATTAAACCTTTATTGAACCTAAACTTTATATTATGTAAAGAAAGCTGAGGTTTCTGGAGCTTGTGATTGGCTCAGTGTTGTTTgagctctgtcctgattggagcataggtcactcctggagctctgtcctgattggagcataggtcactcctggagctctgtcctgattggagcataggtcactcctggagctctgtcctgaaACTGTAGTGTTTCAAGAAATTACTGAAGTAAGAGagaaaaagtatttgaggaaagtactactcaagtaagagtaacttaaagagtaactgtcaggatgtAACTTCTGCTTTATAATTTTCCCACttactcacaatgggaagagtaaccacaacatttactcgagtactgttacttcaatacaactattcttcaagtaaaagtacgctGCTAGAAAATaactattttttaaagttacttatggcccattcatgttttgtgtgatacttgaacctcgACCAAGACATTTGAAACTTACCTGATGCTTTGTTAAATTACCGTCTGTTCTTGAGATACTGCAATTAACTCTGGAGATATGATTTTTGTGAGTGTGGCCCACCCCTGTGTAACACCATGTGACAAGAAAACACAGGTATTAGATGTGACGAGATGTGATGAGATGTGATGATGTGAGATGCGGTGAGATGTGATGATGTGAGATGCGGTGAGATGCGGTGAGATGTGATGAGATGCGGTGAGATGTGATGAGATGTGATGAGATGTGATTTGACGAGATGTGATGAGATGTGGTGAGATGTGATGTCTTTTACATGGCGTAGTGTGCGCTGTGAGCTTGAGTGAGTGGTTGTGTGCAAGCCCCTGAGGCACGCGCCTATGAACGAGCCCACAGAGCTGTGTTACTGTGTGttcctccacacagacacaggaggaacatgcaaactccacacagacacaggaggaacatgcaaactccacacagacacaggaggaacatgcaaactacacacagacaaaggaggaacatgcaaactccacacataaagaaTGAAACTACCACTGAGCCTTAACTGTGTCGTTTGAATGTTCAGTGGGACTTTTGTATTGTCTTGTCTCCAGACTCACACACAGTGGCTCAGGGCAAAATCAAATAGAACAGAATATGTGAAGGGAATAAAACCTTTATTGAACCTAAACTTTATATTATGTAAAGAAAGCTGAGGTTTCTGGAGCTTGTGATTGGCTCAGTGTTGTTTGACCTCggagctctgtcctgattggagcataggtcactcctggagctctgtcctgattggagcataggtcactcctggagctctgtcctgattggagcataggtcactcctggagctctgtcctaattggagcataggtcactcctggagctctgtcctgatCCTGTAGTGTTTCAAGAAATTACTGAAGTAAGAGagaaaaagtatttgaggaaagtactactcaagtaagagtaacttaaagagtaactgtcaggatgtAACTTCTGCTTTATAATTTTCCCACttactcacaatgggaagagtaaccacaacatttactcgagtactgttacttcaatacaactattattcaagtaaaagtacgctGCTAGAAAAtaactatttttttaaagttactcatggcccattcatgttttgtgtgatacttaAACCTCGACCAAGACATTTGAAACTTACCTGATGCTTTGTTAAATTACCGTCTGTTCTTGAGATACTGCAATTAACTCTGGAGATATGATTTTTGTGAGTGTGGCCCACCCCTGTGTAACACCATGTGACAAGAAAACACAGGTATTACTGTTTCATTTATGATaatgttgtgtctttttgtgtctgtgcagtTGGTGATTCTCTTGAACCTGAGACAGGGCTGTGTGATGCCAATTGTTCTGGTGAGAATTTAAAGTCATGATATTAaactttcaaactccattttgatattaaggaatagactcaactcaatactgattctgataccacaatgataataaaaacactctttatttacacaatacaatcttttttaactttaaatggtagtacttttgttcatattcccatgtgtgttatatgtgtgtactccctcagtgtgcagtaggttcatagtggtccatggtgtatacgagtctatgtgtcttatacttgtgaaagatactgACCAGGATCATTGTAAgtttggttcatttctgtcctttgaatgtgacttttgtaaTATTGATACTGCTTCAAATttcctaaccctgtagttctgtacaaacatgttctgaaatgtgattcttgcattagtttgtcagttcagatttcagtctttttgtcaattcctctggatgtgtaaaatatgaactttgaacatgtttatataattaaaacataaaaaatccccATATCGTTCAGCCCTACATTGGtagaaatacaaatgaaaaacaatactCAAGTAAACAAAAAGTTACTTGACtaataaatacagatacaggTTTAAACATCGACTCAACTAAGTACAAATGATACTGTGTAGCTGTCGTCAACATTCTCTGgcggtgtgatgctaactgtaggcactgctctgtttgaggcTTGTtagactgtattttaaactatttctctcctgtgtgacttTTTGTATGTCTTTTCGATCACGGCTCTGggcagaacagctgtaaggtttgtcttctgtgtgttttctcatgtgttttttgagattactcttttgaataaatgctttctcacacacagaacagttataaggtttgtctcctgtgtgtgttcccaTGTGTTGTGTAAGAGTActcttttgaataaatgctttctcacagataGAACAGTTataaggtttgtctcctgtgtgtgttcccaTGTGTCTTTTGAGAACActcttttgaataaatgctttctcacacacagaacagttataaggtttgtctcctgtgtgtgttcccaTGTGTTGTGTAAGAGTACTCTTTCgattaaatgctttctcacagataGAACAGTTataaggtttgtctcctgtgtgtgttcccaTGTGTCTTTTGAGAACActcttttgaataaatgctttctcacagacagaacagctgtaaggtttgtctcctgtgtgtgttcccaTGTGTGCTGTGAGATTACTCTTTCGATTAAATgatttctcacagacagaacaggtgTAAAGTTTCTCTTCTCTGTGAATTCTCAAGTGTCTTATTAAATCGCTTTTTAAGCCAAATTTCTTTTTACAAACTAAGCACTGGTGTTTCTTCCCTGCTGCTCGTTTGGCTGTTCCTGACACGTCCCCATTGTCCACagtggctctggtctctggtgcagacttgtGTTTGGGGGATAGACTTGAGTTTGGTGCAGTGGTGCTTTTGTCTCTGCTCTGGACTTGGTTGTAGTGGTCTccatctgcctctgtctccatctgtgcagctgaagAGCCGATTGGAGCTCTCCAGTCTTCATCACTGTCAGTGTCAGAAGAGTGCTCCGTGTCTCCCTCAGTCTCAGggtggacatgtgtctctgagctgatgtcctcttcctgcctgtcctctctgtggacacgtgtctctgagctgatgtcctctctgtggacatgtgtctctgagctgatgtcctctccctgtgtgttctctctgtggacatgtgtctctgagttgacgtcctctccctgtgtcttctctctgtggacatgtgtctctgaGTTGACGTCCTCTCTGTGATCACTTTCTTTTCgttgaagcagtgaggactcttctgtcttcacacagcCATCATTGGACTCAGGGACAGAcctgaagaaaagaaaatctacatgaatcaaaaacagtttggaacaattgtcctctgaggagaagtcagtgtctgtgtctgcataaagtattcttatgtataaaacctgctgTTCATGCGATTCAATTAGCACTTTATACTTCTAGCTGTTCTTAAATGTCCCTGAATTCAGATGTATTTCTAATCTGatcatattttataataaattgtGTTGAAAGTGATGGGACTCACACttgcagctcctcttcctcctgtttgacgtgctgttcttctggctcctctttaatctgtggagtctctgggaTTTCCTGTTTCAGAGTGAGACTAGGACTCAGAGAGGACATGTGGACACCTGCAGGAGACAATGAGCAAACAAAGATGATAATTACTTACACAAACATATGTCTTATTTGTCTATAAAGTTGTACATTTAGTCCAAATCCAAACTTTTTGAGATCAGGATTGTGTCGTCACACAGAATATTTATTTCCCCTAATGtgaaaccaatggagatttgaaGATGCTAAATAGTAAAGGcaaaacaagtttatttgtacagcacaattcgcacACAAGGTAGTTTAAAGTACTTTACTAAATAAAAAAGATCACAATACCACaaaccaaaacagaaataatcacaaataatcaccacaaaataaacattaaaggagaaaagtgcagagttaaaacctttcagtcacatgcacagataaacagaactgttttgagcctggatttaaacattgtcaaagtcgaggcctgtgtcacatcttcaggaagaatgttccaggttttagctgcagaaaactgaaacactgattcctcatgttttgtcctgactctgggaccagcagaaGTCCTcttcatgtgagatggttcatgtggctcatgtgggagatgttctttggtgctggtccatggagagacttgttgacacagagctgctttaaagtctattctctgagccacaggagccagagacctgagccacaggacacatgtgtgaagtacttcctggttctagtcaggacctgagcagtgttctggatgtactgttctgtcttaaggctcgtttggagaggccactgagcaggacgttacagtcgtctaacctactggagacaaatgcatggaagTCTCTCCAAGTGtgattttgacagtttacctttgatttttgcaatgttttttaagtggtaaaaagctgcagatgttatcgatttaatgtggctgttaaagttcaagtctgagtccagtattacctctagatttctagcctgatttgaaggttttagagagactggaggtgactgctgacactttctctatgtttctgtgggacaaagagTCGGAGGCGACGCttgctcagtggttagagcgttggtcccccaacccgaaggtcggaggatcgagtcccgcttggaccaagtCCTGTCTTgtcttaggcaaggcacttcagcCTCGTATGTGCGCGTGACCACATTGGTGGTGGtctgaggggctgatggtgcagattggcagcctcgcatccctcagtctgccccagggaagctgtggctacaattaCCATCACTAAGtgtggaagtgaatgaataatgactgtagtgtagcactttgagaggctttgacaagcctgtaaagtgcattacaagtgtaaaaaaacaagataaactatgacttgagtcttgtctgagtttatctggagaaagttgtttcacatccacacactgatctgttggatgcagtgagtgaatccactggtccatattcacctgctgcagtgagacatagatctgagtgtcatctgcagagttgtggtaggacacattaaaCCTAAGCGTTCATTTAAAAGTACTGACTATAATGTGATGGATGTATTTAGCAGCAGCTTATCGGCCTGTTGCACGGCTCTTTTACACTTGTATTGTTGTTGCTAATGCGTGTCTATGGACGTACGCCACATTTGGACAGTAACACGTGGCTCGGACACATCAGACTTACCGGCTCTGGTCAGCACGACTCTCGTGCTCAGAGTCGAGTCCAGGAGCCGTTGGTTCCTCTCGTTCTCCTGtttggagcgacacagttcctcctcatactcgGTTATGATTGTTTCAAACAGCACATATATGTCttcagcagccgcagtcagccgctcCTCCACCAAAGCTCTCAGCCTTTGGACTTTAGACATTTTACAAACCGCTTGgttttgtcactttttctgtTTCCTGTCTCTTTTCCCTCCTCGCTGGTTGTGGTAAAAAAGCTCTCTCCTTCGGGCGCTCCTCGCTGTGGCCGTGTGGCGTGTTGCTGCCGCACACTGGTCGCCCGTGGTACTGCAGAAGAGGGAAGTGAAGCTCACATCTGCAACTGGACATAATTATTGACATAGACTAAAGAATATCcattactgtactgtactgtgggGTCGATCTGGttgatttttcaaaatgaaaacacataaacaacacGTAAAGCAGTGATTTTAGACATCCACAGCCCAGTTTCACTACAAAACTAAAAGTCTCTTCACATGATGTGCAGCTCTCTTGAAATGAAGCATcccgttattttaatagatccatgagcGTCACGTGTTTCCTTTAGTCATGTGGTCGACCcaaactaaatacttttttttaaatacttttttttttttttttattaagactGAAAAGAGCGTGCacaaaatcatcaaaaacataacaaagGAAATTACACGGGAGTGTGGCTCATGGCTGTGCTACTAAGGACGGAGGATGACAAAGACGGTAGGTTCGATGCCAGGGTTGTGGAGCTGCTGAAAAATCATGTCCAGATTAACATAAACATAATCTCCACTAAATCATTTCTTCAGATTTGTGTGCATGGCCTTCTGTTTCTCTTGCATGTGCGAAGACTAAGCCCCCGTCCGGTGCAAAGGGCTAATTGAGTAACTTTCATTTGAGACCCTCGTATTTGGATTACTCATTTATCTTCTAAGAAATGCCTTTAGTTGTTCAGTGCAGTGTGAGTAAatatcccacaatgcattgAGTTTGAACTAGAGTTGTTTCGTTATagagataaaataaactaaaatctgAATGAGAGGGGTGGAGCTGAAAATACAATCAAATTTAAACAACTGAATAAAACTAAATTCTAATTTGCATTTGTTGGTGATGTCTTTTTtttgactgaaaaaaacaaaaacattttcctCATCCAaaagtgtaatattttgtttcaaactgttaatcactatggtaaCATGTAATccacaataaaaaatgtgattaaaaaacaaagaaaaaaaacaaacaaaaacaaatacatattgatacgttgttgttgttgtttttgttgttgttgttgttgttgttgttattattattaggcccga is part of the Periophthalmus magnuspinnatus isolate fPerMag1 chromosome 16, fPerMag1.2.pri, whole genome shotgun sequence genome and harbors:
- the LOC129456923 gene encoding zinc finger protein 37 homolog — protein: MSKVQRLRALVEERLTAAAEDIYVLFETIITEYEEELCRSKQENERNQRLLDSTLSTRVVLTRAGVHMSSLSPSLTLKQEIPETPQIKEEPEEQHVKQEEEELQVSVPESNDGCVKTEESSLLQRKESDHREDVNSETHVHREKTQGEDVNSETHVHRENTQGEDISSETHVHREDISSETRVHREDRQEEDISSETHVHPETEGDTEHSSDTDSDEDWRAPIGSSAAQMETEADGDHYNQVQSRDKSTTAPNSSLSPKHKSAPETRATVDNGDVSGTAKRAAGKKHQCLVCKKKFGLKSDLIRHLRIHREEKLYTCSVCEKSFNRKSNLTAHMGTHTGDKPYSCSVCEKAFIQKSVLKRHMGTHTGDKPYNCSICEKAFNRKSTLTQHMGTHTGDKPYNCSVCEKAFIQKSVLKRHMGTHTGDKPYNCSICEKAFIQKSTLTQHMGTHTGDKPYNCSVCEKAFIQKSNLKKHMRKHTEDKPYSCSAQSRDRKDIQKVTQERNSLKYSLTSLKQSSAYS